The Ziziphus jujuba cultivar Dongzao chromosome 7, ASM3175591v1 genome includes a region encoding these proteins:
- the LOC132804486 gene encoding uncharacterized protein LOC132804486, with product MEKKWIWCHDKLSDEYTNGVKSFIELAKHHLDEDNRTRCPCRYCRNVYFQDISVVGRHLWVKGFSPDYHNWIYHGEALNFQGIEMGFEEDDEAVEHDREEDDNDDMMVALQDATGDMDIDVDAYEGHIGDQDHRNKEFSGLFAEVESELYPGCTKFSALTFLVRLMHIKALNHWSNKSFSMLLELLKEAFPEGTKLPKSYYKAKCTLHALGLGYEMIHACKWDCALFWKESAKLDKCPICAEPRYKFQGTEGKRIPQKVLRYFPISPRLQRLFTSRHTAIDMRWHKEKRPNTNGVLRHPADGEAWKHFDEQYPIFAMDPCNVRLGAATDGFNPFSNMSTSYSMWPVMLVPYNLPPWKCMKETFSMMSPLIPGPTAPGKDIDVYLLPMIDELKDLWTNGVTTYDISKKERFTMHAAVLWTIHDFPAYGTLSGWSTKGYKACPTCNEDTSSQALRSKICYMGHCRYLSINHAWRNNRQYDGKPERRLAPRQFSGAEILQQLDRTIESRPGKHPNNVDKKRKRAAFGTMLDIKGKSKDTDKARMDLKDLNIRKELHLQETGGKVLKPLNLNIKDGKISGLKTHDSHVLLQQLFPVGIRPYIKKEVCGTIIEMCMFFQKLCARTLSVSDLDMLQEGIILTLCKLERTFPPAFFDIMVHLAVHLPYEAKMAGPVHTRWMYPFERNKAHPEGSIAEGYVVNEALTYCSMYLHGIETRFNRPERNKDGENQIASTLSVFTQAVNLLGKPQFVELKDDDYKKAHCEHTKLLQNRGVTSILQVQEKEFPQWFEQRIKYLSRCKYPMVIDELYSLACGPDYGIRSYSGCVVNGVRYRTKVRDDRRVTQNCGIWVVGDHDGESCDFYGVIEDILVLDYRSKHSVVLFRCTWFDTNVKKKKKITEFQITSINVTSYWYKNDPFVLASQAKQVFLRG from the exons atggaaaaaaaatggatatggtgTCATGATAAGCTGTCAGATGAATACACAAATGGTGttaaatcatttattgaatTGGCTAAACATCATTTAGATGAAGATAATAGGACTAGATGTCCTTGTCGATATTGTCGGAATGTGTATTTCCAAGATATAAGTGTAGTTGGACGACATTTATGGGTGAAAGGATTTTCACCAGATTATCACAATTGGATTTATCATGGAGAGGCATTGAATTTTCAAGGtattgaaatgggttttgaggaagatgatgaagctGTTGAACATGATAGggaagaagatgataatgatgatatgaTGGTAGCATTGCAAGATGCTACAGGTGACATGGATATTGATGTAGATGCATATGAAGGTCATATTGGAGATCAAGATCatagaaataaagaattttcaGGATTATTTGCTGAAGTTGAAAGCGAGTTATATCCAGGGTGTACAAAGTTCTCTGCATTGACTTTTTTGGTTAGGTTAATGCATATAAAAGCTTTAAACCATTGGAGTAACAAGTCATTTAGTATGTTGCTTGAACTTCTCAAGGAAGCATTTCCAGAGGGTACTAAATTGCCAAAGTCTTACTACAAGGCAAAATGTACACTTCATGCACTTGGATTAGGATATGAAATGATTCATGCTTGTAAATGGGATTGTGCATTGTTTTGGAAAGAATCAGCTAAATTGGATAAATGTCCAATATGTGCTGAACCGAGATACAAATTTCAAGGTACTGAGGGGAAAAGGATCCCTCAAAAGGTGCTTCGATATTTTCCTATCTCTCCAAGATTGCAAAGATTATTTACATCTCGCCATACTGCTATTGATATGAGATGGCACAAAGAGAAGCGTCCTAACACAAATGGAGTATTGAGGCATCCAGCAGATGGAGAAGCATGGAAGCACTTTGATGAACAATATCCGATATTTGCTATGGATCCTTGTAATGTCCGGCTAGGTGCTGCCACTGATGGATTTAATCCTTTTAGTAACATGAGTACTTCATATAGCATGTGGCCAGTGATGTTAGTGCCTTATAACCTGCCACCTTGGAAATGCATGAAAGAGACTTTTTCGATGATGTCACCATTAATACCAGGCCCAACGGCACCTGGAAAAGACATTGATGTGTACTTACTGCCTATGATTGATGAATTGAAAGATCTATGGACAAATGGTGTCACCACTTATGACATCTCTAAAAAGGAGAGGTTTACAATGCATGCAGCAGTGTTGTGGACAATACATGACTTTCCAGCATATGGAACACTTTCTGGATGGAGTACCAAAGGATACAAAGCATGTCCGACTTGTAATGAAGATACTTCTTCCCAAGCTTTAAGAAGTAAGATTTGTTACATGGGACATTGTCGATATTTATCCATAAATCATGCATGGAGAAATAATCGACAATATGATGGAAAGCCTGAACGAAGGTTAGCTCCAAGGCAGTTTTCAGGAGCTGAAATATTACAACAGTTAGATAGGACAATTGAGAGCAGACCGGGGAAACATCCTAACAATGtggataaaaagagaaaacgtGCTGCCT TTGGAACAATGTTGGACATCAAAGGTAAGTCGAAGGATACTGACAAGGCACGTATGGATTTAAAGGATCTGAATATTCGAAAAGAATTGCATTTACAAGAAACTGGCGGTAAAGTTTTGAAACCTTTG aatttGAACATTAAGGATGGTAAGATATCAGGTTTGAAAACTCATGATAGTCATGTTCTTTTGCAACAACTTTTTCCCGTGGGTATAAGACCTTACATTAAGAAAGAGGTTTGTGGAACAATTATTGAAATGTGCATGTTCTTCCAAAAACTTTGTGCACGAACTCTATCTGTTTCAgacttggatatgttacaagaGGGGATAATACTTACATTGTGTAAATTGGAAAGAACATTCCCTCCAGCCTTTTTTGATATCATGGTTCATCTAGCAGTTCACCTACCATATGAGGCAAAAATGGCAGGACCAGTACATACTCGTTGGATGTATCCTTTTGAAAG aaataAAGCTCATCCAGAAGGTTCAATAGCAGAGGGTTATGTTGTCAATGAGGCATTAACTTATTGTTCAATGTACCTTCATGGTATTGAAACTCGATTCAATCGGCCAGAACGTAATAAAGATGGTGAGAATCAGATTGCTTCGACTTTGTCAGTATTCACTCAAGCTGTGAACTTGTTGGGGAAACCTCAATTTGTTGAACTGAAAGATGATGATTATAAAAAAGCTCATTG tGAGCACACCAAACTATTGCAAAACAGGGGTGTCACGAGTATTCTGCAGgtacaagaaaaggaatttccaCAATGGTTTGAACAAAGG ataaaatatttaagtagATGTAAATATCCAATGGTAATTGATGAGTTGTACTCACTAGCATGTGGTCCTGATTATGGAATAAGATCATATAGTGGATGTGTAGTAAATGGAGTTCGATATCGCACAAAAGTTCGTGATGATAGGCGTGTCActcaaaattgtggaatttgggTTGTAGGTGATCATGATGGTGAATCTTGTGACTTTTATGGGGTAATAGAAGACATTCTTGTGTTAGACTATAGGTCCAAACACTCTGTTGTACTTTTTAGATGTACATGGTTTGACacaaatgtgaaaaagaaaaagaagatcaCAGAGTTTCAAATCACAAGCATTAATGTCACTTCATATTGGTATAAGAACGACCCTTTTGTCCTTGCCTCACAAGCTAAACAAGTGTTTTTACGTGGATGA